From a region of the Theobroma cacao cultivar B97-61/B2 chromosome 8, Criollo_cocoa_genome_V2, whole genome shotgun sequence genome:
- the LOC18591256 gene encoding serine carboxypeptidase II-3 isoform X1, which yields MKVTIIWLLLLLFPCYFPGFPASCKGNQIDNLNRLIESRKSSNPPRPESWAQQDDDTEDSHTPPVYVASQKGLMQADKINALPGQPEGVGFDQYAGYVTVDPVADRALFYYFVESPVDPSKKPLVLWLNGGPGCSSFGYGAMQELGPFRVNSDGETLYRNEYAWNNVANVIFLESPAGVGFSYSKNSSDYTSVGDRKTAQDSYIFLINWLERFPQYKTRDFYITGESYAGHYVPQLAYYILERNKNTTQSVINLKGIAIGNAWVDDVACTKGLFDYLWTHALNSDETNEGINKYCNFASEDSLTKKADADDNPIQCGKYQKQGLLELGDINLYGIYAPPCYTSALKSGSTGNVKNYDPCAEYYVNSYLNLAKVQAALHTKATNWSGCSDVGWTDSPTTILPEIRHLARKIRVWKYSGDTDGRVPVTSSRYSINNLNLQVETAWHPWYSNSEVGGYVVGYKGVIFATVRGAGHTVPSYQPERALTMITSFLQGKLPPGKPTS from the exons ATGAAAGTCACTATCATAtggctgctgctgctgctatTCCCTTGCTACTTCCCAGGTTTCCCCGCTTCATGCAAGGGAAACCAGATTGACAATCTCAACAGGTTGATCGAATCTCGAAAATCCTCCAACCCACCTCGGCCTGAATCATGGGCTCAACAAGATGATGATACAGAAGATAGTCATACCCCTCCTGTGTATGTAGCATCCCAAAAAGGGTTGATGCAAGCTGACAAGATCAACGCACTGCCGGGTCAGCCTGAAGGAGTGGGTTTTGACCAGTACGCAGGCTATGTAACAGTGGATCCGGTGGCTGATCGagcattattttattattttgtggAGTCACCGGTAGATCCTTCCAAAAAGCCTCTCGTTCTATGGTTAAATGGAG GTCCAGGATGCTCGTCTTTCGGGTATGGAGCCATGCAAGAACTGGGACCTTTCAGAGTAAACAGTGATGGAGAAACGCTGTACAGGAACGAATATGCATGGAACAATG TTGCAAACGTGATCTTTCTGGAGTCGCCGGCAGGAGTCGGGTTTtcttattcaaaaaattccTCTGACTACACCAGCGTAGGTGACAGGAAAACAGCACAGGACTCCTACATTTTTCTCATCAACTGGCTCGAAAGATTCCCACAGTATAAAACACGCGATTTTTACATAACCGGTGAGAGCTATGCTGGCCATTATGTTCCTCAGCTTGCTTACTATATTCTCGAGAGAAACAAGAACACAACTCAATCTGTCATCAACCTCAAAGGAATTGCT ATCGGAAATGCTTGGGTAGATGATGTTGCTTGTACGAAGGGCTTGTTTGATTACTTATGGACGCACGCTCTCAACTCTGATGAAACCAATGAAGGAATTAACAAGTACTGCAACTTTGCTAGTGAAGATTCACTTACCAAAAAGGCAGATGCAGACGACAATCCGATCCAATGTGGAAAGTATCAGAAGCAGGGACTTCTAGAGTTGGGAGACATCAATCTGTACGGAATTTATGCCCCTCCATGCTATACATCAGCACTAAAATCTGGATCAACTGGCAAT GTCAAGAACTATGATCCATGCGCTGAGTATTACGTTAATTCCTACCTAAATCTTGCAAAGGTACAAGCAGCCCTTCATACCAAAGCTACGAATTGGTCAGGTTGCAG TGATGTTGGATGGACAGACAGCCCAACGACTATTCTTCCTGAAATACGGCACTTAGCCAGGAAGATTAGGGTGTGGAAATACAG TGGCGACACAGATGGCCGAGTTCCAGTGACATCTTCTAGGTACTCCATCAACAACCTAAACCTTCAAGTAGAGACTGCCTGGCACCCATGGTACTCTAATAGTGAG gttggaggatatgttgttGGCTACAAGGGAGTGATTTTTGCCACAGTACGTGGAGCTGGTCACACAGTTCCAAGCTACCAACCAGAGCGAGCACTCACCATGATCACATCATTCCTTCAGGGGAAACTGCCTCCTGGCAAGCCTACCTCTTAA
- the LOC18591256 gene encoding serine carboxypeptidase II-3 isoform X2, with product MKVTIIWLLLLLFPCYFPGFPASCKGNQIDNLNRLIESRKSSNPPRPESWAQQDDDTEDSHTPPVYVASQKGLMQADKINALPGQPEGVGFDQYAGYVTVDPVADRALFYYFVESPVDPSKKPLVLWLNGGPGCSSFGYGAMQELGPFRVNSDGETLYRNEYAWNNVANVIFLESPAGVGFSYSKNSSDYTSVGDRKTAQDSYIFLINWLERFPQYKTRDFYITGESYAGHYVPQLAYYILERNKNTTQSVINLKGIAIGNAWVDDVACTKGLFDYLWTHALNSDETNEGINKYCNFASEDSLTKKADADDNPIQCGKYQKQGLLELGDINLYGIYAPPCYTSALKSGSTGNVKNYDPCAEYYVNSYLNLAKVQAALHTKATNWSGCSDVGWTDSPTTILPEIRHLARKIRVWKYSGDTDGRVPVTSSRYSINNLNLQVETAWHPWYSNSEGVIFATVRGAGHTVPSYQPERALTMITSFLQGKLPPGKPTS from the exons ATGAAAGTCACTATCATAtggctgctgctgctgctatTCCCTTGCTACTTCCCAGGTTTCCCCGCTTCATGCAAGGGAAACCAGATTGACAATCTCAACAGGTTGATCGAATCTCGAAAATCCTCCAACCCACCTCGGCCTGAATCATGGGCTCAACAAGATGATGATACAGAAGATAGTCATACCCCTCCTGTGTATGTAGCATCCCAAAAAGGGTTGATGCAAGCTGACAAGATCAACGCACTGCCGGGTCAGCCTGAAGGAGTGGGTTTTGACCAGTACGCAGGCTATGTAACAGTGGATCCGGTGGCTGATCGagcattattttattattttgtggAGTCACCGGTAGATCCTTCCAAAAAGCCTCTCGTTCTATGGTTAAATGGAG GTCCAGGATGCTCGTCTTTCGGGTATGGAGCCATGCAAGAACTGGGACCTTTCAGAGTAAACAGTGATGGAGAAACGCTGTACAGGAACGAATATGCATGGAACAATG TTGCAAACGTGATCTTTCTGGAGTCGCCGGCAGGAGTCGGGTTTtcttattcaaaaaattccTCTGACTACACCAGCGTAGGTGACAGGAAAACAGCACAGGACTCCTACATTTTTCTCATCAACTGGCTCGAAAGATTCCCACAGTATAAAACACGCGATTTTTACATAACCGGTGAGAGCTATGCTGGCCATTATGTTCCTCAGCTTGCTTACTATATTCTCGAGAGAAACAAGAACACAACTCAATCTGTCATCAACCTCAAAGGAATTGCT ATCGGAAATGCTTGGGTAGATGATGTTGCTTGTACGAAGGGCTTGTTTGATTACTTATGGACGCACGCTCTCAACTCTGATGAAACCAATGAAGGAATTAACAAGTACTGCAACTTTGCTAGTGAAGATTCACTTACCAAAAAGGCAGATGCAGACGACAATCCGATCCAATGTGGAAAGTATCAGAAGCAGGGACTTCTAGAGTTGGGAGACATCAATCTGTACGGAATTTATGCCCCTCCATGCTATACATCAGCACTAAAATCTGGATCAACTGGCAAT GTCAAGAACTATGATCCATGCGCTGAGTATTACGTTAATTCCTACCTAAATCTTGCAAAGGTACAAGCAGCCCTTCATACCAAAGCTACGAATTGGTCAGGTTGCAG TGATGTTGGATGGACAGACAGCCCAACGACTATTCTTCCTGAAATACGGCACTTAGCCAGGAAGATTAGGGTGTGGAAATACAG TGGCGACACAGATGGCCGAGTTCCAGTGACATCTTCTAGGTACTCCATCAACAACCTAAACCTTCAAGTAGAGACTGCCTGGCACCCATGGTACTCTAATAGTGAG GGAGTGATTTTTGCCACAGTACGTGGAGCTGGTCACACAGTTCCAAGCTACCAACCAGAGCGAGCACTCACCATGATCACATCATTCCTTCAGGGGAAACTGCCTCCTGGCAAGCCTACCTCTTAA